One Mycoplasmopsis caviae DNA segment encodes these proteins:
- a CDS encoding restriction endonuclease subunit S, translating into MRKVSLEQISYNNKGSYGIPAPAIDKESVNDISYLRITDISDDGIIPSKLPKTIDVHKNKNYENYFVNKNDLLIARTGYLGRNYFCNINNPKMVYGGYLIKFSIIKTEELIPLYVKYFFQSEICKKQILSLSGRGSAIDGINEKLMRQIKIPLPDLSTQQYIIDIIGMLSKILLSLLPK; encoded by the coding sequence ATGAGAAAAGTTAGTCTTGAACAAATATCTTATAATAATAAAGGAAGTTATGGGATTCCTGCACCCGCTATTGATAAGGAATCTGTAAATGATATATCATATCTGAGAATTACTGATATTTCAGATGATGGAATAATTCCATCAAAATTGCCAAAAACAATAGATGTTCATAAAAATAAAAATTACGAAAATTATTTTGTTAATAAAAATGATTTACTAATTGCCAGAACCGGGTATTTAGGCAGAAACTATTTTTGCAATATTAATAACCCTAAAATGGTTTATGGTGGCTATTTAATTAAGTTCTCAATTATCAAAACTGAAGAATTAATTCCTTTGTATGTAAAATATTTTTTTCAATCTGAAATATGCAAAAAACAAATATTATCACTCAGTGGTAGAGGATCAGCAATAGATGGAATTAATGAAAAATTAATGAGACAGATTAAGATTCCATTACCTGACCTATCAACACAACAATACATAATAGACATTATAGGAATGTTGAGCAAAATCCTACTATCTTTACTACCTAAATAA
- a CDS encoding type I restriction-modification system subunit M, producing the protein MAFFDENVLWDAAVKLRGSIAPSQYMNICLGLIFLKYVSEKYDKQREELIAEGFGLEDDDDAYIANNVLIIPNEANWREIAKFSKTEEIGEKIDNAFILIEKKNPELNGILPKIYATSSVDKSKLGDLFEEFSNHLKLDLEDGDFIGKTYEYFMGRFARKLGEKGGEFFTPKCIVDLLIRMLDPKVGRIYDPCCGSGGMFVQTSAFLKQNNQDSSKLSIYGQELNAETWRIAKLNLIIRGLMPNLGTSAADTFKNDMHKNIKFDYIIANPPFNIKDYYSADLEADPRWEFGPVDPGNANYAWIQHMYSKLNHKGIAGFVMANGSLSTSDDKEVEIRKNMLEAGVVDAIVSLPTKLFYTTGVPACLWFLRKNKGDKNVLFIDARELGTLIDKKSRELTQQDIEKISSTYLNWKNNSSEYKDVQGFCKVATFDEIKENDYSLVPGRYVGFDSEPKMTQEELKAKIKESSQELLKLFEESAELEKKVVEILKKNL; encoded by the coding sequence ATGGCTTTTTTTGATGAAAATGTGCTTTGAGATGCAGCTGTTAAATTGAGAGGAAGTATTGCACCATCTCAATATATGAACATATGTTTAGGTTTAATTTTTCTAAAATATGTTTCAGAAAAATATGACAAACAACGAGAAGAATTAATTGCTGAAGGCTTTGGTCTCGAAGATGATGATGACGCATATATTGCAAACAATGTTTTAATTATTCCTAATGAAGCAAATTGAAGAGAAATAGCTAAATTTTCTAAAACAGAGGAAATAGGCGAAAAAATTGATAATGCTTTTATTTTAATTGAAAAGAAGAATCCGGAACTTAATGGAATTCTGCCTAAAATATATGCAACTTCATCAGTTGATAAATCAAAGTTAGGTGATCTATTTGAAGAGTTTTCTAACCATTTAAAACTCGATCTTGAAGACGGAGACTTTATTGGAAAAACATATGAATATTTTATGGGTCGATTTGCTAGAAAACTTGGAGAAAAAGGCGGAGAATTTTTTACTCCAAAGTGTATTGTTGACTTATTAATTAGAATGCTTGATCCAAAAGTTGGCAGAATTTATGACCCTTGTTGTGGTTCAGGTGGTATGTTTGTTCAAACAAGTGCATTTTTAAAGCAAAACAATCAAGATTCATCTAAATTGTCAATTTATGGGCAAGAATTAAATGCCGAAACTTGAAGAATTGCTAAATTGAATTTAATTATTAGAGGATTAATGCCTAACTTAGGCACATCGGCCGCAGATACATTTAAGAATGATATGCATAAAAACATTAAATTTGATTATATTATTGCTAATCCGCCATTTAATATCAAGGATTACTATTCAGCAGATCTTGAAGCTGATCCAAGATGAGAATTTGGACCAGTTGATCCGGGAAATGCGAATTATGCTTGAATTCAACATATGTATTCAAAGTTGAATCATAAAGGAATAGCTGGATTTGTTATGGCTAATGGTTCATTAAGTACTAGTGATGATAAGGAAGTAGAAATTAGAAAAAATATGCTTGAAGCTGGTGTTGTAGATGCTATTGTTTCACTACCAACTAAACTGTTCTATACAACCGGAGTTCCTGCTTGTCTTTGATTTTTAAGAAAAAATAAAGGTGATAAAAATGTTCTATTTATTGATGCCAGAGAACTGGGTACATTGATAGATAAAAAAAGTAGAGAATTAACACAACAAGATATTGAAAAAATTAGTTCAACATATTTAAATTGAAAAAACAACAGTTCAGAGTATAAAGATGTTCAAGGTTTTTGCAAGGTAGCAACATTTGACGAAATTAAAGAAAATGATTATTCGTTAGTTCCAGGAAGATATGTTGGTTTTGATTCGGAGCCAAAAATGACGCAGGAAGAATTAAAAGCAAAAATTAAAGAATCTTCACAAGAGTTGTTAAAGTTATTTGAAGAAAGTGCAGAATTGGAAAAGAAAGTTGTTGAAATTCTTAAGAAAAATTTATAG
- a CDS encoding type I restriction endonuclease subunit R: MSNLKNSSSERKVRENLIEENFVSLLVKQDYENISFDSQWVLDRNLDQYINFELLEERLKKINSNIDQYFINQVFSKLKKINNPSLFETNKAFHNFLINGITIDDDKNKISKLIKLIDFDNPHNNTFQVVRQLKCRESNNLRIPDVIIYVNGLPLVIVELKNFGDEQNKVSLNEAYKQLGSNSEKDGYRFDIPGLFHTNAFLVIGDGATFKVGTLTSKIERYSIWKSVAGEKPYDVDTNQIQTLINGLFNKQRLLDVIKNNLFFIKTNKEKPVKILAQYHQYFGVIKALEKINSHIKPNGDGKAGVIWHTQGSGKSFSMLMLAHRLMTSVHYSNPTIVVLTDRNELDDQLFTTFSSASEFLRTTPIQVNSKKELSELVNSTKYGKIIFTTVQMFINNEMIDKNERNNIIVIADEAHRSHFGINEEIKYKKSRVNDDELDRISHFGIEHQIRQAFPNATFLGFTGTPVVSRHKSIYDIYGGLIDVYDMWQSVEDGSTVTIYYEKRYTQFSAKADVLKEIDKCYEQASSELDEEQISHSKAKMTKLYNILEDPDIINELTKNILSHYEKRKVLLNGKAMIVAFSRKSAFMIYQEILKLKPELRDQIACICTNSNKDTEEMHKVFGNEDYRDNIKNEFKKDDSKIKIIIVCDMLLTGYDVPDLDTMYIFKKMSDHNLMQAVARVNRTYPNKIAGLIVDYIGIKKELDKAIDDFTERDRKINFKNIKADAYQILCEYLEKIEEIFSKNNYEDKFDKINENRYEKVRNAANLIIELKLEKDYLMYSKSLKKAYTICSTIIEDDYENSKIIFFLEIRSFLLKINEGYAAISIDELNENVKQLMNEAVQCDEYKTLQKYVDKNNSQSIQVLLDPNKLAQLRKTHKKHIYEVMLQNLLKTSIAKFRKVNYIKAEQFSEKLIDLINQYNKKQKDSIDSQFIEDSFVRLAKDILENSNEAEIKGLDYREKAFYTALINNESAREELDEPTLKLMAHELREIIEKVIEIPDWQIRDNIKSGLKTKIKKLLKIYKYPPKFENKAILDVIKQANYLIDGDDEYY, translated from the coding sequence ATGAGTAATTTAAAAAATAGTAGTAGTGAAAGAAAAGTTAGAGAGAATCTAATTGAGGAAAATTTTGTTTCATTATTAGTTAAACAAGATTATGAAAATATAAGCTTTGATTCACAATGAGTACTTGATAGAAACTTAGATCAATATATTAATTTTGAACTCCTTGAAGAGCGTCTTAAAAAGATTAACTCAAATATTGACCAATATTTTATTAACCAAGTTTTCTCTAAATTAAAAAAAATAAATAATCCGTCGTTATTTGAAACAAATAAGGCATTTCATAATTTTTTAATCAATGGAATAACTATTGATGATGATAAAAATAAAATTAGTAAGTTGATAAAACTTATTGATTTTGATAATCCACATAATAATACATTTCAGGTTGTTAGACAACTTAAATGTCGTGAAAGTAACAATTTAAGAATACCTGATGTAATTATTTATGTTAATGGGTTGCCACTAGTCATTGTTGAACTTAAGAATTTTGGAGATGAACAAAATAAAGTTTCTTTAAATGAGGCCTACAAACAACTAGGCAGCAACAGTGAAAAAGATGGTTATCGCTTTGATATTCCTGGACTTTTTCACACAAATGCGTTTTTGGTAATAGGTGATGGAGCAACTTTTAAGGTTGGAACACTAACTTCAAAGATAGAACGTTATTCAATTTGAAAAAGTGTTGCAGGTGAAAAACCTTATGATGTTGATACAAATCAAATCCAAACATTAATTAATGGTTTATTTAATAAACAAAGGCTGCTAGATGTCATTAAGAATAATTTGTTTTTTATAAAAACAAATAAAGAAAAACCAGTTAAAATTCTTGCTCAGTATCACCAATATTTCGGTGTTATTAAAGCACTAGAAAAAATTAATTCTCATATTAAGCCAAATGGTGATGGTAAGGCTGGTGTTATTTGACATACACAAGGTAGCGGAAAATCATTTTCAATGTTAATGCTGGCTCATAGATTAATGACTTCGGTTCATTATTCTAATCCAACAATTGTGGTTTTAACTGACAGAAATGAACTAGATGACCAATTATTTACTACTTTTTCAAGTGCAAGTGAGTTTTTAAGAACTACACCAATTCAAGTTAACTCTAAAAAAGAGTTATCAGAACTTGTTAACTCTACTAAATATGGCAAAATAATATTTACAACTGTTCAAATGTTTATTAATAATGAAATGATAGACAAAAATGAACGTAATAACATTATTGTAATTGCCGACGAGGCTCATAGATCTCATTTTGGAATTAATGAAGAAATTAAATATAAAAAATCAAGAGTCAATGATGATGAGTTAGATAGAATCTCTCATTTTGGTATTGAACACCAAATTAGACAAGCATTTCCTAATGCAACATTTTTAGGTTTTACTGGAACTCCAGTTGTTTCAAGACACAAATCAATTTATGACATTTATGGTGGCTTAATTGATGTCTATGATATGTGACAGTCTGTTGAAGATGGTTCTACTGTTACAATATATTATGAAAAAAGATATACACAATTTAGTGCTAAAGCAGATGTACTAAAAGAAATTGACAAATGTTATGAACAAGCTTCAAGCGAACTAGATGAAGAACAAATTAGCCATTCAAAAGCTAAAATGACTAAGTTATACAATATACTTGAAGACCCTGACATTATTAATGAACTTACAAAGAATATTTTAAGCCACTATGAAAAAAGAAAAGTTTTACTAAATGGTAAGGCAATGATAGTTGCCTTTAGTCGAAAAAGTGCTTTTATGATTTACCAAGAAATCTTAAAATTGAAGCCCGAATTACGGGATCAAATTGCTTGCATTTGTACAAATAGTAATAAAGATACTGAAGAGATGCACAAAGTTTTTGGTAATGAAGATTATAGAGATAACATTAAAAATGAATTTAAAAAAGATGATAGCAAAATAAAAATTATCATTGTTTGCGATATGTTATTAACTGGTTATGATGTGCCAGACTTAGATACAATGTACATCTTTAAAAAGATGTCAGATCACAATTTAATGCAAGCTGTGGCTCGTGTTAATAGAACATATCCAAATAAGATTGCGGGTTTAATTGTCGACTATATTGGAATTAAAAAAGAATTAGATAAAGCAATTGACGACTTTACTGAAAGAGATCGAAAAATTAATTTCAAGAACATTAAAGCAGATGCATATCAAATTCTTTGCGAATATTTAGAAAAAATTGAGGAAATTTTTTCTAAAAACAATTATGAAGATAAATTTGATAAAATTAACGAAAACCGCTATGAAAAAGTTCGAAATGCCGCAAACCTTATAATTGAATTAAAACTTGAAAAAGATTATTTAATGTATTCTAAATCATTAAAAAAAGCCTATACAATTTGTAGCACAATAATAGAAGATGACTATGAAAATTCAAAGATTATATTCTTTTTAGAAATCAGAAGCTTCCTGCTAAAAATTAATGAGGGTTATGCAGCAATTTCAATTGATGAATTAAATGAAAATGTAAAACAATTAATGAATGAAGCAGTTCAATGTGATGAATATAAAACACTGCAAAAATACGTTGATAAGAATAACTCACAAAGCATTCAAGTTTTACTTGACCCTAATAAGTTGGCACAACTTAGAAAAACTCATAAGAAGCACATTTATGAAGTAATGCTTCAAAACTTATTAAAGACTTCTATTGCTAAATTTAGAAAAGTTAACTACATTAAAGCAGAACAATTTAGCGAAAAACTAATAGATCTAATAAATCAATATAACAAAAAACAAAAAGATTCAATAGATTCTCAATTTATAGAAGATAGTTTTGTTAGGTTAGCAAAAGATATACTTGAGAATTCTAACGAAGCAGAAATTAAAGGGCTAGACTATCGTGAAAAGGCTTTCTATACTGCTTTAATAAATAATGAATCAGCACGAGAAGAACTTGATGAACCAACACTTAAATTGATGGCACATGAACTTAGAGAAATAATTGAAAAAGTAATCGAAATCCCTGATTGGCAAATAAGAGATAACATAAAATCTGGCCTTAAAACAAAAATAAAAAAATTATTGAAAATATATAAATATCCACCTAAATTTGAAAACAAAGCAATTTTAGACGTTATTAAACAAGCCAATTATTTAATAGACGGAGATGATGAATATTATTAG